ACACGGCCCCCGCCAGGCCGGCGAGCGAGCCCACCGCCAGGTCGATCTCGCCGATCAGCAGGACGAAGACGATGCCGACGGCGACCATGCCGGTCCCGACGATGTCCACGCTGAGGACGGACAGGTTGCGCGGCGAGAGGAAGTTGTCGTTGAGGCCCTGGAAGACGATCCAGGTCACGGCGAGAGCGAGCAGGACCGGGACGGGGCCGAGCCCGCCTTCACGCAGCCTGCGGCGCATCGCGTCGGTGGGGGCACCGAGAAGCCCGGCAGGCACGCCGAGACGTCCGGCGTACGCCCCGAGACGTCCGGCGTGGGCCCGGTGGCCGTCGTCCTCCCGGTCGGCGGCGGACGCTGCATCGGCGGTGGGCGTGGCATCGGTGGCGTGGGTCCGGTTCCTCCTCCCCCTCAGGGCCATGCTTCCTCCGGGCGGGTCGTGCGGTGCGCCACGGCGTTGTCCGACGCGCCGGTGATGGAGGAGATGATCTGTTCCTGGGAGGTGGTGGTCACGTCGAAGAAGCCGTTGTTGCGGCCGAGGCGCAGGACGGCGACCCGGTCGGCGACGGCCTTGATGTCCCCCATGTTGTGGCTGATCAGGAGCACCCCGAGGCCCTGGTCGCGCAACTCCTCGATGAGGTCGAGGAGCTGGCTGGTCTGCTCGATGCCCAGGGAGGCGGTGGGCTCGTCGAGCAGGACGAGCCGGGGCTCGCCGAGGAACGAGCGGGTGATCGCGACGACCTGCCGCTGACCGCCGGACAGCGTGGCGAGCGGCACGCGCACGTCGGGGATGCGGATGGACAGGGTCTTGAGCAGCTCGCGGGTGCGGCGCTCCATCTCCACCTCGTCGAGGATGCCGAGCCGGTGGATCTCCCGGCCGAGGAAGAGGTTGGCGACGACATCGAGATTGCCGCACATCGCGAGGTCCTGGTAGACGGTCGCGATCCCCAACACCTGGGCGTCCTGTGGACGCCTGATCTGGACGGCACTGCCCTGCCACTCGATGAGGCCCTTGTCCGCGGGACCGACCCCCGAGATCACCTTGACCAGGGTGGATTTACCGGCGGCGTTGTCGCCCATCAGGGCGACCACCTCCCCGGCCCTGATCTCCAGCTCGACGTCC
The sequence above is a segment of the Streptomyces asoensis genome. Coding sequences within it:
- a CDS encoding ATP-binding cassette domain-containing protein, with product MAAQPLLALRGVSKRFAAVQALADVELEIRAGEVVALMGDNAAGKSTLVKVISGVGPADKGLIEWQGSAVQIRRPQDAQVLGIATVYQDLAMCGNLDVVANLFLGREIHRLGILDEVEMERRTRELLKTLSIRIPDVRVPLATLSGGQRQVVAITRSFLGEPRLVLLDEPTASLGIEQTSQLLDLIEELRDQGLGVLLISHNMGDIKAVADRVAVLRLGRNNGFFDVTTTSQEQIISSITGASDNAVAHRTTRPEEAWP